A single genomic interval of Daucus carota subsp. sativus chromosome 1, DH1 v3.0, whole genome shotgun sequence harbors:
- the LOC108210190 gene encoding uncharacterized protein LOC108210190 produces the protein MGHILYILVAFPCMVGAIALAIYHIYMHLLNYTEPTYQRYIVRIIFMVPVYALMSFLSLVVTESATIYFNSIREIYEAWVIYNFLSLCLDWVGGPGAVVLSLTGRVLKPNWCLMTCCFLPIPLDGRFIRRCKQGCLQFVFLKPILVVVTIILYEKGKYHDGNFSAKQSYLYLTIIYTCSYSAALYALYLFYVACRDLLQPFNPVPKFIIIKSVVFLTYWQGVIVFLAARTGYIKDTEEAAEFQNFILCVEMLLAAMGHYFAFPYKEYAGANIGSSRNFKESLAHALMINDLYHDTVHQFAPTYHDYVLYNHHDGDVGSTRYRTRTFVPTGQEMDMVRKRNIDSQQTSGGSGPNSPLHQSATRDTSKSEAMNSSLLMESSSISMPYEVSLIDLDIPSYSAKVPPSNYTGTR, from the exons ATGGGGCATATACTGTATATTCTTGTTGCATTTCCCTGCATGGTTGGGGCTATTGCTTTAGCGATTTACCATATATACATGCACTTGTTGAACTACACCGAGCCTACTTATCAGAGATACATTGTCCGCATCATCTTCATGGTTCCT GTTTATGCATTGATGTCTTTCCTGTCCCTAGTTGTAACTGAGAGCGCCACTATCTATTTTAATTCCATTCGTGAAAT ATATGAAGCCTGGGTCATTTATAATTTCCTTTCCTTGTGCCTGGATTGGGTAGGTGGTCCAGGAGCTGTTGTTTTAAGTCTAACTGGTCGTGTTCTGAAGCCAAATTGGTGTTTAATGACCTGCTGCTTTCTTCCGATTCCACTTGATGG GCGTTTTATACGAAGGTGCAAACAAGGGTGTTTGCAGTTTGTCTTTCTCAAGCCTATCCTAGTTGTCGTTACAATCATACTCTATGAGAAAGGAAAATACCATGATGGGAATTTCAGTGCAAAACAATCTTACCTTTATCTCACCATTATCTATACATGTTCCTACTCTGCAGCGTTGTATGCTCTGTACCTGTTTTACGTTGCATGCAGGGATCTGCTCCAGCCATTTAATCCTGTACCGAAGTTCATCATCATTAAATCTGTCGTCTTCTTGACTTATTGGCAG GGTGTTATAGTTTTTTTGGCAGCAAGGACCGGTTACATAAAAGATACAGAGGAAGCTGCTGAATTTCAGAATTTTATACTCTGTGTTGAGATGCTTCTGGCAGCTATGGGTCATTATTTTGCATTTCCATACAAGGAGTATGCTGGGGCAAATATTGGCAGTTCTCGTAATTTTAAAGAAAGCTTAGCACATGCTCTCATGATAAATGACTTATACCATGACACTGTCCATCAG TTTGCACCTACTTACCATGACTATGTACTCTACAACCACCATGATGGTGATGTGGGATCAACAAGGTACCGCACGCGGACCTTTGTCCCAACTGGACAAGAGATGGATATGGTAAGAAAGAGAAACATTGATTCACAGCAAACTAGTGGTGGTTCTGGCCCAAACAGTCCCCTTCACCAGAGTGCTACACGTGATACTTCAAAATCAGAGGCAATGAACAGCTCCTTGCTCATGGAAAGTAGTTCTATCTCCATGCCTTATGAAGTGTCACTGATTGACCTAGACATCCCCAGTTACTCTGCAAAGGTACCTCCATCTAATTACACTGGAACAAGGTGA